Sequence from the Drosophila innubila isolate TH190305 chromosome 3L unlocalized genomic scaffold, UK_Dinn_1.0 0_D_3L, whole genome shotgun sequence genome:
CATCCTTAACGTTGTGGTAATGCTTGTAGCCTGTTCCCAGAAAAAAAAGGATTCGTTAGAGCACCTAAAGAAACAAGGTCAGTTGATTTATACAATGCCAATGCTCATTTGAAACAGTATCAAGCCCCAAGTGAAGAGACTCAGCATAAActgtataattattatgtgTCTAAATGTATTGTTCAACTCCAGGGCGAAGCTGCAAGACAGAAAGTGAGAGAGTGTGCTGTAAGGACATTTCCATGTGCACTTGAGCTTACGCTGCCACACGCTGATATTGATAGATGCAACAACGCATATATTCAACACGACGCTCCTGGGGCACCAACGCCGATGTGGAGCACTCAATCATGTAGCTTAGCGACTGCATCAGGCCCACAGTATGCAGGCAGAGCACAATAAAGAGCACATCAAAGCCAAGAGTACCTGGTAAAGCGGCAAGGCAATCAATTGGCTAAGTACTTCACACTTCGCAGCAGTTCACTCACCCATGCCACACAGGTAGAGGGTGGAGCTCTCGAGGAGCAAAGGTATGTGGTAGTAGGGAAAGGTCATGCCCTTGTCCATCCAGCCAGGATACAGAGATGGCAACGCTGTTGATGAAACCCATATTTCAAGCAAATCTATCAaatttctttcctttttttttctttggaaaCTCACGCAGCACAACCTCGAAATTTTCTTGATCCCGGTTTGAGTAGCGATACATATTGATGGCCAGTGAGGTGacaaagtaatttaaaagaatacaACTGCAGACGAAGAGATAGGACACCAATTGGCGCCGCTTGTTGATCCAACAACGATTCATAATGTCCTCCACTTGCCGACGTAGCGGCTTTGCAATTGGCATATCTGCAAGTAGAACATTACCATTAGAGATAGTCCAGTCTTTTGTCAGAGTTGTGGATGCCAGACCTGCCACAACTCCGAATAACTCGCACTCCTGCAACATCTCGTGGCGACAGGCGCGACGCAACAGCACGTAGAATTTTCGCGGCGCCAGTAGAAAATATACCATTTTCACAACGGCTATCAGACTCTGGAAAACTGTGCTGATAGTCTGCGAATGcgaaaattcaacaatttgtaTGCATATGCATTTTCATAGAAGAATAGAGAGATAACCTCGGTAATGCGTGGTATGTCACGAATGTAGCGTATAAACAGCATCCAGTGTCCATAATATGATGACAGACAGCTTGCAATAAACACAATGCTCCAGCTAAAGAATTGCAAtgttaataattatgattcacataaataaaagtagtATAGTCTTATCGATATGCACAGTTTCAGCAACACATCCCAACGCGTTGGCTTCTTCATATTGTAGCCCACGGACCAAGAGACCCGAATCATCTCTCTAATTCTGTAATAGTTTAGTTTTTCCAGAGCTTCAACCTCGCTTGTTGTATACATTTCTACTAATTAACTGTTAACTCTGTCAAATCAGGCATTTATAGACTTATTAAAGGGGCGTggtattcaataaaattaattattacacGACAATTAGGCGTTACGCCCTATTACGTGTGAAGCTGCACTTAATTATTGAAAAGATTCTCAAGGCACTGAGGTGGTGATTAGTGTCTCGAGGGAATACCAATTTATATATAGCAAGGACTGGTTCCTACATtcgtttattttgaaattctgaTTTCATTTGACAACCTGGCAATCCTAAAAAGCTTGTTGAAAGCTGAGAAAAGCCAGCCCAACAACCCatataaagctttttaaaaagctttgattatttaattcaataaatttggttCCAACGAGTACAAAAGCTCTACTAATTTTTTGAGTAAACAAAAGCTTCCCCAAGCTTTTATAGCCATAGCGttataagtttaaattaaaaacattttgctggtttaaattttgctcgatgatttatatatttccatGATATTTCGCTcaatatagtttttaatatgttttaataaattttatttttgtttcttttcaacgattttaatttgcttagtttgttctttcatttttttttgtatttgttaatgGTATTTACTTTTGCTGATTTACAATCGTCAACGCTGTCAGATGACcttaaaatgtacatattgtttattaaataatttttaatatcataattaatattacataATAACATTTTACGTTTTccttgctgttactgttgctgcttttatttaatattaatgttaatgcatttacagctgcagctgtttaaaaataatttagaaaaatagtAACAATTCCAAAACGAAAcgatttttgtataaaaattgcagTGCCACTTGATTCATttcttattacattttattaacttgttttttttttttaaataaaaaactccCATGAGAAAATTCGCtcttgcgtgtgtgtgtttgaaatAAGTATTTACAAAGTTATTATATTATCCTGCGTGAagtttacaaattacaaataacaaattaagtatacgcaacGTGGAATGTGACCAGTGCCCACCAAAAGTTGTGTAGAAATTTCTAAACGAATtgcttacaaaaattttgttgcaatAAGCAATTAAGAATAATTCTTATGAcgtaatttacatacatatttactttaaatcgAATCCATGgcattacattattattaatttttaaattttaattcttattttgggTTTTTAGTTGAAAAAGCGGACGTTGAGATTGTTGGCTTCTCATAATAAAATTCTGTGTTGTGTAAATTTAcagtgtatgtgtctgtgtgcatgtctgtatatgtatatatgtgtgtgtgagtgaattTTTATTCCTTTACTGATATGTTTCTAAGAGgctaatttgcatttgatttttatcCAATACTCGCTCTCGACGCTTCTTCTCATATTTATGCCTGCCTTTGAAAATTACATAGATTTCCTGTTAGGTCTTTTTAGAACTCGTagatattacattttaaatggttTACAACCAAGTGAACCTAACAAAAATGATGTTGGACACTTTGAGggttaatttataattattttatatagctGTTATTATAATCTGATTTTGCTTGTGATTTTTGATGCTTAATATCTGTaggaataatttttaatttcttaataaatgcttgaatttattggtttttttttttttgcgtaaaAATTTGCTTGCATAAATAGAAACTCGTTTTATGGCCATGCGATTTGCCTAGAATATTATATCAAATGCGATTTATTAAGcgaattcaattattttaccaACTTCTTTGCTCCGCTCTTTTATCAATCAATCTCAATACCATTATCAATATATCCATACACACAACATGGAATGTTTCGGGCACAACATAAAGGAGGGATTCACATgaaaacacacaaataatttttaacatacaACTCGAATaattgacaaaatttttgtagtttttttttttttcaaactctGCCAAACcgaattcataaaataaataacaagaatTCTTTGGATTTAAGGACTCATATGCTGAAATATATTGCTTGTGTAAGTTTAttgaaaacataaacaataaaGGTTAAATACCATTTCAGCATCGTTCATGGACTTAAAAAAACATCATTATAATCCTAGATATATGGTTTCCGACCTTACGAGTAGTTGTAACTTTTGaagtttcttttgtttaactttcaACTAGCACACAGAACGACGCACACATATAAAAAGCTACAACTGGCGCACAAAATATCACTATGCAATATGTCAACAGAAGGAAAAGTATAGatcgaaaaagaaaaaccctGTCATTTGTCATTTAATGTTGTAACAATTTACTACTACACTGAAACAATCTCTTTAGTCAATTACGTACATCTCACACCTCTAATACAATAGTTATTTATAGGCTCAAAGCTAATATAAAGGAGACCGTCACAAATGTAGTTCCTCTGTAAGCATATCAATTGAGCTACAACACAATTAGTCTGATTACTTGAGAAACTACAGGAGTATGAGGTACgaatatatttctaaattcTAAGAATTTCAACTCGTTTAGTTGGAGGCAGGGGAAAACGAAGCACTAACACGAAGCCTTACCCTTAGTCATACATATAAACGAACTTTTGCGTAACGATTTTATCtacctttgaatttttttgtatttttctttttaatgcatttttgatcaatttaacTAGATGTAAATGGTTCCGCCGtgtattacatacatatatgtatgtcctCGGCATATGATGTCTTTTGTTACGAgatttgtcaaaaataattcgcattttattttattttattaaattttttttttttttagaatttttttgtattttgttggatacctatttttgtaaatatgccgcgaattttaattgcaatggatgtgtgtatataggtattattgtatgtatatataagttttgcatttaaaatatgaatattatttgatatttgttcTATTTACTCAATGTTTAGGCTTTTCTGGTGATTTCGTCTATATGCTGTAagctgtaaataaattttgcatttacaaTAGATTAGCATTAGCTTAGGATTCtatttacatgtaaaatttatttgttcttttttttaaatttgtagttttgttttgggttttttggtatttttgtacGGCATGCGCGGCATCGCAACGATATTTGCAAtatatatttggtattttttttgggtgtttttctgatttatttagttgatGTTTCAGTTGCTTATACGGTTTCagttattgtaaaaatattcaacGTCAACGCTTCCCTATCTGCACCTCAATTTAGACTAGGATACTGTTCATTGCTTTTATATAATTCACATTCCATTTTCGCTAACTTTGCTATCACTTTGagtttttctctcttttttttttttgtattttgtgttgtgttgtgtgttggaATTATTATacctttataattatatagtaCAATAACTACTAAGCGTTCTTGTTGTCTGTCTTCACTAATTGCTACGTTGCCCCACCCCCTGAAGCTGTTGTTCCAcctcctccgcctcctcctGCTCCGCCTGATGATCCTTTTCCATCTTTGCTCGCTTCATCGCGGTTTTGTGGCTGCAACAGTGCGCGCTGCTCATCATTCGCCTCTCCCTCACCCTCACCCTCGCCATCGGCTTCAGCATCCGCCTCGGCATTATCCTGCGGCTTAAGTGTTGCTGCCTCCAGGACCTGCGTCTGCCTCGCGGGCGAAGTGAATGTGGTTTCGGAGTCTATTTAGGAAcagaaaacatatttttagaataGACAAAACAtagatttcatattttaaaggTGCTACAAAGAAACGTATGCTATACAATAAGCggctagtgtgtgtgtgtgtgtgtgacataGAGTATGTGGGTGTATGAGTGTGTTGTGTGGTTAGAGGCCAATTATTATACTACAAAAATAAGtagaataaaaaatgtttttgttaaaaatggcaaatttttacatttatctTCAAGTAAtgttattgtaaaaataaaataattatatcacATATTCTTGATATCAAAACTGATCTATATgcacatagatatatatttgatgGTGCTGGAGGAAGGCTAACAAAGCTACCAGCTGCATGTGTATTGGACAACAACTCAGGTGTACAAAGGTGTACGAGGAGTGCAGAAGattgtaataattatacaTTATAGGTTTATGGGATTCTCCATTTCCAGCTGGTGAATTGTTACTAACAAATTGCTCGCCTCGCCTGCAACTGTGAGTCCTTCAGTGTGTATTGAGATCTGTGTCTGTGGGTGGGTTAGTGTGGTTTAATCGGGTTAATCAAAATGCAGCATCGAAGACGGTAACTAGAGGGatgttgagttgagttgagttcagtCAGGTTTTCATgatagagcgagagagaatAGAACAgaaatgtttgcttttttttttttcgtattcaCAGCCAAATGTCTGGATTACTCAGTGAAGTAGCTCAATGAGTGGGATttgtcaattgttgttgtgcgagAGCAAGCTACTCACCCAGACTGCTGTCCCGGGTCTGACTTGGATCGTAGCGTCCATCTGTAGACGGTTGCGTCGAGAGCGAGGAACGTGAGAGCACGGGTTTCACCTGACGCAGTGCCTGCTCCTCGGGATATCGTGGAGTCTGGAACTTGGTTGGCTTTGATTGTAGCGTTGCGGGACCGGAGCGTTGGTGCATAAGGGTGCGATGCCTGAGGGGTGGTGGGGATATAGACTTAGCTAAAACTGAATGAGGTAATTTATTCGGTGAGTAATCGCTGCCAGATTCGccctgtaaatttaaataaaacatcagTTGGAGTTACTCTAGTGGTTGGCTGAATATTTACCATGACAGTGCCATTATCGGATACGCCCGAGCCCGACATATTGTCCGCCAACAGACGCTCACTCTCGGGATCGGACAGCACACGTGAGACATCAGACTTGTTTTTCAATATCGACTTGGAACGTCGGTGATGCTCCAGATTCGGTGATGCATCAATCGAGTCTATTGATGAGGAATGCTTGCTTTCAAATTTGGCTGTGATAAAGACAAAGTtttgttaaatcaaattaataagttatttttctgcttctcttttcttttcttttcttttaaattttgctttaattggttaacaacatttaaatcaTATTCAATGGAAAGTTTTTTTCTTCAGTTCTATCTTCTTTTATAttcttctctctttttatttgcttttattctCCGGATTCTATTctgttctttatttttaagtcataattttctatactaattttctttaagtaatttttttcatttttaaatttactattttttgaaTCCTGTAATAAAGACAAAGTATTGTTTAGTCAAATTAataagttgttttttattttctcttttcttttcttttcttttcttttcttttcttttaaatttactttaatctaAATCATATTCAATGGAAAGTTATTCCCTTCAgttctttcttcttttatattcttctctctttttattttcttttattctcCTGATTCTATTCTGttctatattttaaagtcttaattttctattctaattttcttttattattaaatattaaattttcctattttttgtATCCTgtttttcaactatttttgcTTCCataattcttttttcttcttttttatatattctgcgTATCTTTCCCATATCTTCTGTTGTCTcctttttatacatttttttatttttaatttttttctatttttttaatcctgtttttcaattatttttgcttccctaattcttttttcttcttttttgtatattctGCGTATCTTTCCCATATCTTCTGTTGTCtcctttttataattttttttatttttaatttttctattttttgaatcctgtttttcaattatttttgcttccataatttttttttcttcttttctatatattttgcgTATCTTTCCCATATCTTCTGTTGTCTcctttttatacatttttttatttttaatttttttctattttttgaatcctatttttcaattacttttTCTTCCATAATtcttttatcttcttttttatatattctgcaTATCTTTCCCATATCTTCTGTTGTCTCCTTTCcataattcttttttatttttaattttcctattttttgaatagtgtttttcaattatttgttcTTCCataattcttttttcttcttttttatatattctgcgTATCTTTCCCATATCTTATGTTGTCTcctttttatacattttccCATTCTTCTCTCACCTTTGGCGCCTGCATTTTGTATGCCGAACAAACGCTGATTGATCAGTTTGGTGGCAGTGGCTATGCTCTTGCCCGGCATAAAGGCCGAGCGCTTCTTCTTGCTGCCGCCAACGCTAGCGGCAGCGCTGCTGGTTGATGTTGATGCCCCAGATCCCGAACCGGATCCGGCGCCATCCAGTCGCACATTGTCCTCGCAGAGCTTGGTGTCCTCGAAGCGGGCACGTGGCTTGCTGCTGCTCGAGCTGGGACGCATGGCCGTGAAGCTCTGCTGGAAACGCGTCTTGCGATGCTTTGGCACTGAGTTCTCGTTCAGGCTGACACGACTCCCCCGCTCCTGCACATCGAAGTTCTGATAGACATCGGCCAGCGGACTGAGACCGCCAGCAGCGAGATTCCGCAGTGCCGTATCGCCGGAGGCACTCTTTTTCACCTGTGCTCGCATGGACAGACCGGAGGCGGAAACAGTCGGCGGCAGACCCACAATGAATCCTGTGGAGCTGCTAATGTTTGTGCCACGACAGGACTCTTTCTCCAGCGGATTAATGTACAGATTGTCCATGTCAATGTCCAAAGCGCAGGCCTCGTCGTTGAAGTCGGCAGTGAGATCGCCCTGGGAGAGGAACGGATGCGTCTGGCAGCTGGCATATGTGTCCGAGCTGTCCACACTTGCCAGAtccgcattgttgttgttgttgttgttgctgatgctgcagaTGCCAGCATAGTTGCCATTGCCAAAAAGTAGCAAGCCATTGGCAGTTCCTCCTCCAGCTCCTCCAGCTCCTCCAGCTGCTACTGCTGCACCCGCTCCTCCTCCTGCAGCTCCCACAGTCGTCgtgttgaaattgttgttgtagttgtgatTGAAATTGCTCGCAATTGGCGCTCCATAGCGCTGAGTGACCTCCAGTGGCAGTGCAATGGTCGTGGATGTGGTTGTGCCATATGACGACGAAGTCGACGATGACTGTGAGATGATGGGCAGACTGCTGGCATTGGTATAGA
This genomic interval carries:
- the LOC117787816 gene encoding odorant receptor 63a — protein: MYTTSEVEALEKLNYYRIREMIRVSWSVGYNMKKPTRWDVLLKLWSIVFIASCLSSYYGHWMLFIRYIRDIPRITETISTVFQSLIAVVKMVYFLLAPRKFYVLLRRACRHEMLQECELFGVVADMPIAKPLRRQVEDIMNRCWINKRRQLVSYLFVCSCILLNYFVTSLAINMYRYSNRDQENFEVVLPLPSLYPGWMDKGMTFPYYHIPLLLESSTLYLCGMGTLGFDVLFIVLCLHTVGLMQSLSYMIECSTSALVPQERRVEYMRCCIYQYQRVAAFALELNNTFRHIIIIQFMLSLFTWGLILFQMSIGIATSITTTLRMFMYLAAGGYQIVIYCYNGQSFATASKRIPKAFYDCLWYAECREFRQLIRMMITRSNQTFSLDISWFTKMSLPTLMSMVRTSGQYYLLLQNITQK